The proteins below come from a single Rhodococcus sp. WMMA185 genomic window:
- a CDS encoding acyl-CoA dehydrogenase family protein has translation MNHWIERAHDVAENVFAPVADTVDAEGKIPPSHFEILAKEGFYGISAPPERGGPELGPEDRADLFETMFGSCLATAFTWAQHGGVVRRLATSPNAALRDTYWDAVVTGSVKSGISGAGAAPQPPLLHARRTDGGYVLNGVAPFVTGWGIIDVVLFLARDEVDDSIVAMVVDAHPNKGVSVHPLPLIAANASNTVKVGFENFQVSSDRVCDVFARDEFMAGETLLSKFNATMPLGIARRCFQELEKRAVDTTVFAAQLSTVRDHLDATLTGGYDRNEARAEAAVLAIRTATALMAATGSSSSVRGNTAERLAREAMLAMMVASRPELRTALVDELAAPAPLTSSRL, from the coding sequence GTGAACCACTGGATCGAACGCGCTCACGACGTCGCAGAGAACGTCTTTGCTCCGGTGGCCGACACCGTCGACGCCGAGGGGAAGATCCCGCCCAGCCACTTCGAAATCCTGGCCAAGGAGGGTTTTTACGGGATCAGCGCACCCCCCGAACGCGGCGGACCCGAATTGGGCCCCGAGGACCGAGCAGACCTCTTCGAAACCATGTTCGGCAGCTGCCTGGCCACCGCATTCACTTGGGCACAGCATGGCGGCGTCGTGAGACGGCTGGCCACGTCGCCGAACGCCGCCCTGCGCGACACCTACTGGGATGCCGTCGTAACCGGATCCGTCAAGAGTGGCATCTCGGGTGCGGGAGCCGCCCCGCAGCCGCCGCTGCTTCACGCGCGGCGCACCGACGGTGGCTACGTTCTCAACGGTGTGGCGCCGTTTGTCACCGGTTGGGGCATCATCGATGTCGTGCTGTTTCTGGCCCGCGACGAGGTCGATGATTCGATCGTGGCGATGGTTGTCGATGCGCACCCGAACAAGGGGGTTTCTGTTCACCCGCTGCCACTGATCGCCGCGAACGCAAGCAACACCGTCAAAGTTGGATTCGAGAACTTCCAGGTTTCAAGCGATCGGGTGTGCGACGTGTTCGCCCGCGACGAGTTCATGGCCGGAGAGACACTTCTGTCCAAGTTCAACGCAACGATGCCGTTGGGCATTGCCCGGCGGTGCTTCCAGGAACTCGAGAAGCGGGCAGTCGACACAACCGTCTTCGCGGCACAGCTGTCGACCGTCCGTGACCATCTCGATGCCACATTGACCGGAGGATATGACCGGAACGAGGCCCGAGCGGAGGCCGCGGTACTGGCCATTCGAACCGCCACAGCCCTCATGGCGGCGACCGGCAGTTCCTCGTCGGTGAGAGGCAACACCGCCGAACGACTCGCACGCGAGGCAATGCTGGCCATGATGGTCGCATCGCGGCCGGAGCTTCGCACGGCGCTAGTCGATGAACTCGCAGCGCCGGCCCCCCTGACTTCATCCCGATTGTGA
- a CDS encoding acyl-CoA dehydrogenase family protein → MNHWIERAHHIAETVLLPAANTVDAEGKIPPGHFEALAVEGFYGINVPPELGGPDLSVDDRADLLEVLHGACLATAFTWAQHGGLVNHLATSPNAALRDTYWNGLLNGSIKGGISGAGAAPQPPLLYARRTDDGYVLNGMAPFVTGWNIIDVMLILARDELDDSIVEVVVDARSAEGMSVQTLPLIAARASNTVRIRFENFQVPADRVCNVITRDEFMAGETLLSRFVASMPIGIARRCLAGLEERDVDTANFMAQLATVRDHLNATLSGDYDLHVARAEALALAVRAATALVAATGSSSSVKGNTAERLVRESMLAMVVGSRPEVRAALLDQFTAAAPLASSLP, encoded by the coding sequence GTGAACCACTGGATCGAACGCGCTCACCACATCGCCGAGACGGTGCTCCTGCCCGCGGCCAACACCGTCGACGCGGAGGGGAAGATCCCGCCCGGCCACTTCGAGGCGCTGGCTGTCGAAGGCTTCTACGGCATCAACGTTCCCCCTGAGCTCGGCGGGCCCGATCTGAGTGTCGACGACAGGGCCGATCTGCTGGAGGTCCTGCACGGAGCTTGCCTGGCCACCGCATTCACATGGGCACAGCACGGCGGCCTCGTCAATCACTTGGCAACGTCGCCGAACGCCGCCCTTCGCGACACCTACTGGAATGGCCTCCTGAACGGGTCCATCAAGGGCGGCATCTCCGGCGCGGGAGCCGCTCCGCAACCACCGCTGCTCTACGCGCGACGCACCGACGACGGCTACGTGCTCAACGGTATGGCGCCGTTCGTCACTGGTTGGAACATCATTGACGTCATGCTCATCTTGGCCCGCGACGAACTCGACGACTCGATCGTAGAGGTCGTTGTCGATGCGCGCTCGGCCGAGGGAATGTCTGTGCAGACGCTGCCACTCATAGCCGCGCGCGCAAGCAACACGGTCAGGATTCGATTCGAGAACTTCCAGGTTCCCGCCGATCGGGTGTGCAACGTGATCACCCGGGACGAATTCATGGCAGGAGAAACTCTCCTTTCCAGATTCGTCGCATCGATGCCCATTGGTATCGCTCGGCGGTGTCTGGCAGGGCTCGAGGAACGGGACGTGGACACGGCGAACTTCATGGCGCAACTGGCAACCGTCCGCGACCATCTCAACGCGACATTGTCCGGCGACTACGACCTCCACGTCGCCCGGGCCGAGGCCTTGGCGCTGGCCGTTCGAGCGGCCACGGCCCTCGTGGCGGCCACGGGTAGCTCCTCGTCCGTGAAAGGCAACACGGCCGAGCGGCTCGTTCGTGAGTCCATGTTGGCGATGGTGGTGGGGTCGCGGCCCGAGGTTCGCGCCGCACTGCTCGACCAATTCACCGCGGCGGCCCCATTGGCTTCATCCCTGCCGTGA
- a CDS encoding oxidoreductase: MKKVVVITGASSGIGFATLEKLVAEGHTVYGSARTEEDANKIESAGGKPLEMEMTESSTLEKAVNSVAEDAGRIDVLFNNAGYGLYGSVEETSIDKAKHQFEVNLFGLARMTQLVLPYMRKQEAGTIINTSSMGGKVYTPLGAWYHATKHALEGWSDCLRLELKQFGIDVVVIEPGGIQTAWGTVAADNLQEISSGGPYRDFGKRVADGMRSRYEKQGSLTPPSAIADVVSKAVSSKRPKTRYVAGKYARPLLFIRKYFGDRVYDRVAMSAA; the protein is encoded by the coding sequence GTGAAGAAGGTAGTGGTGATTACCGGTGCGTCATCTGGAATCGGCTTCGCTACGCTGGAGAAGCTTGTAGCTGAAGGTCATACGGTTTATGGTTCCGCACGGACCGAAGAAGACGCGAACAAGATCGAGAGTGCCGGCGGTAAGCCGTTGGAAATGGAGATGACAGAATCTTCGACCCTCGAAAAGGCCGTGAATTCGGTTGCAGAGGATGCGGGTCGTATCGATGTACTGTTCAACAATGCGGGCTATGGGTTGTATGGCTCCGTCGAGGAGACCTCGATCGACAAAGCCAAACACCAGTTCGAAGTGAATCTGTTCGGACTGGCCCGGATGACACAGCTTGTCCTGCCGTACATGCGAAAGCAAGAAGCGGGCACGATCATCAACACGTCGTCGATGGGCGGAAAGGTATACACACCGCTCGGCGCCTGGTATCACGCCACCAAGCACGCGCTGGAGGGCTGGTCGGACTGCCTACGACTCGAGCTGAAGCAGTTCGGGATCGATGTGGTCGTTATCGAACCGGGCGGTATCCAGACGGCGTGGGGCACCGTCGCTGCGGACAATCTCCAAGAGATCTCGAGCGGCGGACCGTACAGGGACTTCGGGAAAAGGGTCGCCGACGGCATGAGAAGCAGGTACGAAAAGCAGGGATCGCTTACTCCCCCATCTGCCATCGCCGATGTTGTATCGAAAGCCGTATCTTCCAAGAGACCGAAGACACGATACGTGGCCGGCAAGTACGCGCGACCACTGCTGTTCATCCGAAAGTACTTTGGCGACAGGGTATACGACCGCGTGGCGATGTCCGCCGCCTGA
- the cobN gene encoding cobaltochelatase subunit CobN: protein MILLLSTSDTDLLSARASGADYRWANPARLLVEEDLPGLLEGADLVVVRILGGRRAWEEGLAAVLAAGLPVVVVGGEHAPDAELMECSTVAAGVAAEAHNYLAEGGADNLAQLHHFLSDTVLLTGHGFEAPVRLPSWGIAPFAPNQSDGDRPTVAVLYYRAQHLAGNTRYIEALCEAVEAAGAHPLPIYCASLRTAEPELLQTLRRADALVVTVLAAGGTKPAGVSAGGDDESWDVAALAALDVPILQGLCLTSSRESWESNDDGLSPLDVATQVAVPEFDGRLITVPFSFKEIDADGLSTYVPDAERAARVAGIAVRHARLRRIPASERRIVLMLSAYPTKHARIGNAVGLDTPASTIRLLTEMRAAGYDLGPEDGPDAVPGLAAQDGDALIHALIAAGGQDPDWLTAEQLEGNPIRISAARYREWFAALPADLREGVEEHWGPAPGELYVDRSQDPDGEIVIAAMQFGNLVLMVQPPRGFGENPVAIYHDPDLPPSHHYLAAYRWIAASATAGGFGADALVHLGKHGNLEWLPGKTLGMSASCGTDAALGDLPLIYPFLVNDPGEGTQAKRRAHATLVDHLIPPMARAESYGDIARLEQLLDEHANISALDPSKLPAIRQQIWTLMRAAKMDHDLGLDERPDEDVFDDMLLHVDGWLCEIKDVQIRDGLHVLGRAPRDGAEVELVLAMLRARQMWGGEQTVPGLREALGLSEDGDESRTRVDDIEKQAQALVERMHDAGWRPDAADTLTDDTTVAQILRFAATEVVPRLRETDSEIGQVLHALDGGFIAAGPSGSPLRGLINVLPTGRNFYSVDPKAVPSRLAWETGQAMAESLLDRYKSDHGGWPRSVGLSVWGTSAMRTSGDDIAEVFALLGVRPVWDEASRRVTNLEVIGLDELARPRIDVTVRISGFFRDAFPHVLALLDDAVRLVAALDEPAEQNFVRAHVQADLAEHGDERRATTRIFGSKPGTYGAGLLQLIDSKSWRGDADLADVYTTWGGFAYGRGLDGAPAADDMRSAYRRIAVAAKNTDTREHDIADADDYFQYHGGMVATVRALTGTSPEAYIGDSTRPESVRTRTLSEETSRVFRARVVNPRWLEAMRRHGYKGAFEMAATVDYLFGYDATTNVVADWMYEKLAESYVLDEQNRKFMEQSNPWALHGIAERLLEGVERGMWEHPEQATLDGLRQVYLETEGELEGD, encoded by the coding sequence GTGATCCTGCTGCTCTCCACCTCCGACACCGACCTGCTCAGCGCGCGCGCCAGCGGCGCGGACTATCGATGGGCGAACCCGGCACGACTGCTCGTCGAGGAGGATCTGCCGGGACTGCTCGAGGGCGCCGATCTCGTGGTCGTGCGCATCCTCGGTGGACGGCGGGCATGGGAGGAGGGCCTCGCCGCGGTTCTGGCCGCCGGGTTGCCCGTGGTCGTGGTCGGTGGCGAGCACGCCCCCGACGCCGAGTTGATGGAGTGCTCGACGGTTGCCGCCGGGGTCGCTGCCGAGGCGCACAATTACCTCGCCGAGGGCGGCGCCGACAACCTCGCGCAATTGCACCACTTCCTGTCGGACACGGTGCTGCTCACCGGTCACGGGTTCGAGGCGCCGGTTCGCCTGCCCAGCTGGGGGATAGCACCGTTCGCCCCGAACCAATCCGACGGCGACCGCCCCACGGTCGCGGTCCTGTACTACCGGGCCCAGCACCTGGCGGGAAACACCCGCTACATCGAGGCGCTGTGTGAGGCCGTCGAGGCCGCCGGTGCACATCCGCTGCCGATCTACTGCGCCTCGCTGCGCACCGCCGAACCCGAGTTGCTGCAGACCCTGCGCCGCGCCGACGCACTGGTGGTCACCGTCCTCGCAGCCGGAGGAACGAAACCGGCCGGGGTCTCGGCCGGAGGTGACGACGAGTCCTGGGACGTCGCCGCCCTCGCCGCACTCGACGTACCGATCCTGCAGGGCCTGTGCCTGACCAGCAGTCGCGAATCGTGGGAGTCCAACGACGACGGACTGTCCCCGCTCGACGTGGCGACCCAGGTCGCGGTACCCGAATTCGACGGCCGGCTGATCACGGTGCCGTTCTCGTTCAAGGAGATCGACGCCGACGGCCTCTCCACCTATGTTCCCGACGCCGAACGCGCGGCCCGGGTGGCGGGCATCGCGGTCCGGCACGCCCGACTGCGCCGCATCCCCGCATCGGAACGGCGGATTGTGCTGATGCTGTCGGCGTATCCCACCAAGCACGCCCGCATCGGCAACGCGGTTGGTCTCGACACCCCCGCCAGCACGATTCGGCTGCTCACCGAGATGCGCGCGGCCGGATACGACCTGGGGCCCGAAGACGGGCCGGACGCCGTGCCCGGACTGGCTGCGCAGGACGGGGATGCGCTGATTCATGCCCTGATCGCCGCTGGCGGTCAGGACCCGGACTGGTTGACCGCGGAGCAACTCGAGGGCAATCCGATCCGTATCTCCGCCGCCCGCTACCGCGAGTGGTTCGCGGCGCTGCCCGCGGATCTGCGCGAGGGCGTCGAGGAGCACTGGGGCCCGGCGCCCGGCGAGCTGTATGTCGACCGGTCCCAGGATCCGGACGGTGAAATCGTCATCGCGGCAATGCAGTTCGGCAACCTTGTGCTCATGGTGCAACCGCCACGTGGATTCGGTGAGAACCCGGTCGCGATCTACCACGACCCGGACCTTCCGCCGAGTCACCACTACCTCGCCGCCTACCGCTGGATCGCCGCAAGCGCGACGGCCGGCGGTTTCGGGGCGGATGCGCTCGTCCATCTCGGCAAGCACGGAAACCTCGAATGGTTGCCGGGCAAGACGCTCGGCATGTCCGCGTCGTGCGGAACCGATGCCGCGCTCGGCGACCTGCCGTTGATCTATCCGTTCCTTGTCAACGATCCCGGAGAGGGCACCCAAGCAAAGCGGCGTGCCCACGCGACCCTGGTCGACCACTTGATCCCGCCGATGGCCCGCGCCGAGAGCTACGGCGACATCGCTCGGCTCGAACAACTCCTCGACGAGCACGCGAACATCTCCGCCCTGGATCCGTCGAAGTTGCCGGCGATTCGTCAGCAGATCTGGACATTGATGCGGGCCGCCAAGATGGACCACGATCTCGGTCTCGACGAACGCCCCGACGAAGACGTGTTCGACGACATGCTTCTGCACGTCGACGGCTGGCTGTGCGAAATCAAGGACGTCCAGATCCGCGACGGCCTCCACGTCCTCGGCCGGGCGCCCCGCGACGGCGCCGAGGTCGAACTTGTTCTCGCCATGTTGCGGGCCCGGCAGATGTGGGGAGGCGAGCAGACCGTTCCGGGGCTGCGGGAGGCGCTCGGCCTCAGCGAAGACGGCGACGAATCCCGTACCCGGGTAGACGATATCGAGAAGCAGGCGCAGGCGCTGGTGGAGCGCATGCACGACGCGGGGTGGCGGCCCGACGCCGCGGACACCCTCACCGATGACACCACGGTCGCTCAGATACTCCGCTTCGCGGCCACCGAGGTGGTGCCGAGGCTGCGCGAAACCGACAGCGAGATCGGCCAGGTGCTGCACGCGCTCGACGGCGGGTTCATCGCCGCGGGACCCAGTGGTTCACCGCTGCGCGGGCTGATCAACGTGCTCCCGACGGGCCGCAACTTCTATTCGGTCGACCCCAAAGCGGTGCCGTCGCGGCTGGCCTGGGAAACCGGCCAGGCCATGGCTGAATCACTGCTGGACCGGTACAAGTCGGACCACGGCGGTTGGCCGCGGTCGGTGGGCCTGTCGGTGTGGGGCACCTCCGCCATGCGGACCTCCGGTGACGATATCGCCGAGGTTTTCGCGCTCCTCGGTGTGCGGCCGGTGTGGGACGAGGCCAGCCGCCGGGTGACGAACCTCGAGGTGATCGGCCTCGACGAACTGGCGCGTCCGCGCATCGACGTCACGGTCCGCATCAGCGGCTTCTTCCGTGATGCCTTCCCGCACGTACTGGCGTTGCTCGACGACGCCGTCCGGTTGGTGGCCGCCCTCGACGAGCCTGCGGAGCAGAACTTCGTCCGAGCGCACGTACAGGCCGACCTCGCCGAGCACGGCGACGAGCGGCGGGCGACCACCCGCATCTTCGGTTCCAAGCCGGGCACCTACGGAGCCGGGTTGCTGCAGTTGATCGACTCGAAGAGTTGGCGCGGGGACGCCGATCTCGCCGACGTCTACACCACGTGGGGTGGGTTCGCGTACGGGCGCGGACTCGACGGCGCGCCTGCAGCCGACGACATGCGCTCCGCGTACCGCCGTATCGCCGTGGCGGCCAAGAACACCGACACCCGTGAGCACGACATCGCCGACGCCGACGACTACTTCCAGTACCACGGGGGGATGGTCGCAACGGTGCGTGCGCTCACCGGGACGTCACCGGAGGCTTACATCGGCGACAGCACCCGGCCGGAGTCGGTGCGCACCCGCACCCTGTCGGAGGAGACGTCCCGGGTGTTCCGTGCCCGGGTGGTGAACCCGCGGTGGCTCGAGGCGATGCGCCGTCACGGCTACAAGGGTGCGTTCGAGATGGCGGCCACCGTGGACTACCTGTTCGGATACGACGCAACCACCAACGTGGTCGCCGATTGGATGTACGAGAAGCTCGCCGAGTCGTACGTGCTCGACGAGCAGAATCGCAAGTTCATGGAGCAGTCCAACCCGTGGGCGCTGCACGGTATAGCCGAACGCCTCCTCGAGGGCGTCGAGCGGGGCATGTGGGAGCATCCCGAGCAGGCGACGCTCGACGGATTGCGGCAGGTGTACCTCGAAACCGAGGGTGAGCTCGAGGGCGACTGA
- the cobG gene encoding precorrin-3B synthase encodes MVDSRSRPDACPGAFQVHQAADGALARVRLPGGVLTPAQVQALAESARDLGNGEIELTSRGNVQLRAVSDPRELARRLGGAGLLPSETHERVRNILASPLTGRLGGLTDLRGVVDQLDRELCADPALAELPGRTVFTLDDGRGDVSALGGDFGIHAVSETEAALVLAGRDSGARIALTEAVTVLLNAARVFLELRDQQWRLSEITDAVERTLAALGLVSTADPVIGFTEHRAPIGWLDQPDGGVLLGGGLAFGILDERMAQFLAAIDRPVIVTPWKSLLLCDLDEWSAEQVVRVLAPMGLIFDENSPWLDVSACTGQPGCDKAHADVRADAREAVEAGELVDGEHRHWSGCERRCGRPRGEVIDVIATATGYRVDRP; translated from the coding sequence ATGGTCGACTCCCGTTCCCGTCCCGATGCCTGCCCCGGCGCGTTCCAGGTCCACCAGGCCGCCGACGGGGCACTCGCCCGCGTCCGGCTTCCCGGCGGCGTCTTGACTCCCGCCCAGGTCCAGGCACTCGCGGAGTCGGCGCGCGACCTCGGCAACGGCGAGATCGAACTGACCTCGCGCGGCAACGTGCAACTGCGGGCTGTCAGCGATCCGCGGGAGTTGGCCCGCCGCCTCGGCGGCGCGGGACTGTTGCCCTCGGAGACTCACGAACGCGTCCGCAATATCCTCGCCTCGCCGCTGACCGGGCGCCTCGGCGGCCTCACGGATCTGCGCGGGGTGGTCGACCAACTCGACCGGGAGCTGTGTGCCGACCCCGCCCTGGCGGAACTGCCGGGCCGCACCGTCTTCACCCTCGACGACGGACGCGGTGACGTCTCTGCGCTCGGTGGTGACTTCGGCATTCACGCGGTCAGCGAGACCGAGGCCGCCCTGGTTCTCGCCGGTCGTGACAGCGGCGCCCGAATCGCGCTGACGGAGGCGGTGACCGTGCTCTTGAACGCGGCTCGCGTCTTCCTGGAACTTCGCGATCAGCAGTGGCGACTGTCCGAGATCACCGATGCGGTGGAACGCACGCTCGCGGCGCTCGGCCTCGTATCCACCGCCGACCCGGTCATCGGGTTTACCGAACATCGGGCACCGATCGGGTGGCTCGACCAGCCGGACGGGGGAGTCTTGCTCGGCGGTGGTCTCGCGTTCGGAATCCTCGATGAAAGGATGGCGCAGTTCCTCGCCGCGATCGACAGGCCGGTGATCGTCACCCCGTGGAAGTCATTGCTGCTGTGCGACCTCGACGAATGGTCCGCCGAGCAGGTGGTGCGCGTCCTGGCCCCGATGGGCCTGATCTTCGACGAGAACTCGCCCTGGCTGGACGTCAGCGCCTGCACCGGGCAGCCGGGATGCGACAAGGCACATGCCGACGTGCGCGCCGACGCGCGAGAGGCCGTCGAGGCGGGTGAACTCGTCGACGGAGAGCACCGGCACTGGTCGGGATGCGAGCGGCGCTGCGGGCGTCCCCGCGGTGAGGTGATCGACGTCATTGCGACCGCGACCGGCTACCGGGTGGACAGGCCGTGA
- a CDS encoding precorrin-8X methylmutase, which produces MTEYIRDGAEIYRQSFATIRAEADLSNFPADVSQAVVRMIHASGQVDLTGDVAFTPGVVKAARTALAGGAPILCDAQMVAAGVTRKRLPADNEVLCTLRDPRVAALAERIGNTRSAAALELWRDKLEGAVVAIGNAPTALFYLLDMIESGAPRPAAVVGGPVGFIGAAESKEALIEHPSGLDYLVVRGRRGGSAITAAALNAIASEAE; this is translated from the coding sequence ATGACCGAGTACATCCGAGACGGCGCGGAGATCTACCGCCAGTCCTTCGCGACGATCCGCGCCGAGGCGGATCTGAGCAACTTCCCAGCGGACGTCTCGCAGGCCGTGGTCCGGATGATCCACGCCAGCGGCCAGGTCGATCTTACGGGCGATGTCGCGTTCACCCCCGGTGTCGTCAAGGCCGCCCGCACGGCACTCGCCGGTGGCGCACCCATCCTGTGCGACGCGCAGATGGTGGCAGCCGGGGTGACGCGAAAGCGTTTGCCCGCAGACAACGAGGTGCTGTGCACGCTACGTGACCCCCGCGTCGCCGCACTGGCGGAGCGAATCGGCAACACCCGTTCCGCCGCCGCTCTCGAGTTGTGGCGCGACAAGCTCGAGGGCGCCGTCGTCGCCATCGGCAACGCACCGACCGCGCTGTTCTACCTGTTGGACATGATCGAATCGGGTGCGCCCCGGCCCGCCGCGGTCGTGGGCGGTCCGGTCGGCTTCATCGGTGCCGCGGAGTCCAAGGAGGCGCTGATCGAGCACCCCAGCGGGCTCGACTACCTGGTGGTACGCGGTCGGCGCGGTGGCAGCGCCATCACGGCAGCGGCCCTGAACGCGATTGCGAGTGAAGCAGAATGA
- a CDS encoding precorrin-2 C(20)-methyltransferase, with product MNSEAHRPGKLWGVGIGPGDPELVTVKAARIIGEADVVAFHSARHGKSISRAVAEPYLREGQIEEHLVYPVTTETVDHPGGYQGAIDEFYEESSERLAAHLEAGRTVALLAAGDPLFYSSYMHMHKRLSQRFEAEVIPGITSISAASAALGTPLVEGEEILTVLPGTLPEGELTRRLRETDAAAILKLGRTYPTVRKALRDSGRIDETWYVERASTARERIDQADDVSDSDVPYFSIAIVPSPSNARPDDAAPGGELVVVGLGPGDLSWTTPEVQHELSLATDIVGYGPYIDRVPERPGQRRHRSDNRVEAERAAMALDLAKNGARVAVVSSGDPGVFAMAAAVLEVADEDQWRDVPVRVLPAMTAANAVASRVGAPLGHDYAVLSLSDRLKPWDVVARRISAVAGADMAFAVYNPASKSRTWQVGAMRDLVLEHRSPDTPVVIGRDVGGPQESVRVVRLADLDPAEIDMRCLLIVGSSKTTVVEGEHGRRVFTPRRYPG from the coding sequence ATGAACTCCGAGGCGCACAGGCCCGGGAAGCTGTGGGGCGTCGGCATCGGGCCGGGCGACCCGGAGCTGGTGACGGTCAAGGCCGCACGGATCATCGGCGAGGCCGACGTCGTCGCCTTCCACAGCGCCCGCCACGGCAAGAGCATCTCTCGGGCCGTCGCGGAGCCGTACCTGCGTGAAGGTCAGATCGAGGAGCATCTCGTCTACCCCGTCACCACCGAAACCGTCGACCATCCCGGTGGGTATCAAGGCGCGATCGACGAGTTCTACGAGGAGTCCTCGGAGCGACTCGCGGCCCACCTCGAGGCCGGCCGCACCGTGGCGCTTCTCGCAGCCGGAGATCCGCTCTTCTACAGCTCCTACATGCACATGCACAAGCGTCTGTCGCAGCGGTTCGAGGCCGAGGTGATTCCCGGTATCACGTCGATCAGCGCCGCCTCCGCCGCGTTGGGAACCCCGCTCGTCGAGGGCGAGGAGATTCTCACCGTTCTGCCCGGCACCCTGCCGGAGGGCGAGTTGACGCGGCGGCTACGCGAGACGGACGCTGCCGCGATCCTCAAGCTCGGGCGCACGTATCCGACCGTCCGGAAGGCGTTGAGGGACTCCGGACGGATCGACGAAACCTGGTATGTCGAGCGGGCCAGCACCGCCCGTGAGCGGATCGACCAAGCCGACGATGTCTCCGACAGCGACGTCCCCTACTTCTCGATCGCCATCGTTCCCAGTCCGTCGAATGCCCGGCCCGACGACGCAGCCCCCGGTGGGGAGCTGGTCGTCGTGGGGCTCGGCCCCGGCGATTTGTCGTGGACGACACCCGAGGTGCAGCACGAATTGTCGTTGGCCACCGACATCGTCGGATACGGCCCGTACATAGACCGGGTGCCGGAACGTCCGGGGCAGCGCCGCCACCGCAGTGACAACAGGGTCGAGGCCGAACGCGCGGCGATGGCGCTCGACCTGGCGAAGAACGGGGCCCGTGTTGCCGTGGTGTCGTCCGGAGACCCGGGCGTGTTCGCGATGGCGGCCGCGGTCCTCGAGGTGGCGGACGAGGATCAGTGGCGCGACGTTCCGGTGCGCGTCCTGCCCGCAATGACCGCCGCGAACGCCGTGGCCAGTCGCGTCGGTGCCCCGCTCGGACACGACTACGCGGTTCTGTCTTTGTCCGACAGACTCAAGCCCTGGGACGTCGTGGCGCGGCGCATCTCCGCGGTCGCGGGCGCCGATATGGCCTTTGCTGTCTACAACCCCGCCTCGAAATCGCGCACCTGGCAGGTCGGGGCGATGCGCGACCTCGTGCTCGAACACCGATCCCCCGACACTCCGGTGGTCATCGGTCGCGACGTGGGCGGCCCCCAGGAGTCGGTGCGGGTCGTGCGACTCGCCGACCTCGACCCGGCCGAGATCGACATGCGATGCCTGCTGATCGTCGGCTCGTCCAAGACCACAGTGGTCGAGGGCGAACATGGAAGAAGGGTCTTCACTCCTCGCCGATACCCAGGCTGA